CAAATTCGGATCTCGTCGCCATAAACCACACACGCGGCCCCCGATTGGACTCGCGAACAAAGTCCCTGAGCGCGCTGTTCGCGTCGACCTTGGCCGAGATGTCGCCGATGAAGGCCACGCTTAGCTGATAGTTGATGATCTTCTGGATGAAGCGCCCTGCCTGCCGCGTGCTGAGATCGAGAAACCCGTCTACAAGCCGTGAGACCGGAATCGCGACCCAGTCCGCATCCGTTGAAAAGGCCTCCGACAGGACATCGCTGGCGTCCTGTTCACCTGCAAGGAGGGGGCCGTCCGCATCCAGCCAGACAACGGTCGTCCCGCCCGCTTCGGTTATCGTCGCTGTCATACCAGCGTGCCCGTCTTACGACGCAGGAAGTCCGACACTTTGCCTGCGGCATCGGCAATGAAATGATAGGCTTCGGGTCGATAATCCACCTCGATCTTCGGTGCGTGCGCGTCGACCCGTCGGCGGATATCAGCCGAATCGATAAGGGCGTCCCGGCCCGCCGCGATGATGAGGACAGGCATGGATAGACGTGCCAGCTCTTCATCCGTCAGGCGTGGTATTTTCATGAAGCGCGGACGTGCCTGATCCATGACAAGGTTCATGAAGGCTCCGAAACG
This genomic interval from Thalassovita mediterranea contains the following:
- a CDS encoding DUF4180 domain-containing protein; translation: MTATITEAGGTTVVWLDADGPLLAGEQDASDVLSEAFSTDADWVAIPVSRLVDGFLDLSTRQAGRFIQKIINYQLSVAFIGDISAKVDANSALRDFVRESNRGPRVWFMATRSEFEARLDQISSKDRYP